One stretch of Tepiditoga spiralis DNA includes these proteins:
- a CDS encoding ABC transporter permease subunit: MNLFKKELKYNLKSFFIWGSVLIMFSLLFVPFIDGILQDSDSLKKFMDSMPKFLLKSFGTNTDTFFTPEGFFSTKGMTMAYILTGIFSVLIASNMFAYEYQKKTIEYLLIKPYSRLKIFLIKSFSLIFFYLVYFFIFGIANFLLFKSFVHYEYNINIINGFALYLFVIEMFFGSIAVLLSVLFQKTILTQSISIGLFVFMYFSDMLGFAIDSMSWIRNFTIFKYFSLNETVSKGHVFVLNSFIIILISLTIMYVSMIIFKNKEIEY, encoded by the coding sequence ATGAATTTATTTAAAAAAGAATTAAAGTATAATTTAAAAAGTTTTTTTATATGGGGTTCTGTTTTAATAATGTTTTCTTTACTTTTTGTTCCTTTTATAGATGGGATTTTACAAGATTCTGATTCTTTAAAAAAATTTATGGATAGTATGCCAAAGTTTTTATTAAAATCTTTTGGAACGAATACAGATACATTTTTTACTCCAGAAGGATTTTTTAGTACTAAAGGTATGACTATGGCTTACATATTAACAGGAATATTTTCTGTTTTAATTGCATCAAATATGTTTGCATATGAATATCAAAAAAAGACTATTGAGTATCTTTTGATAAAACCTTATTCTCGATTAAAAATATTTTTAATAAAATCTTTTTCTTTGATATTTTTTTATTTAGTTTATTTTTTTATCTTTGGTATTGCAAATTTTTTATTATTTAAATCATTTGTACATTATGAATATAATATAAATATAATAAATGGATTTGCTCTTTATTTATTTGTAATAGAAATGTTTTTTGGTTCTATTGCTGTTTTGTTATCCGTTTTATTTCAAAAAACTATATTAACTCAATCAATATCAATAGGTTTATTTGTTTTTATGTATTTTTCAGATATGCTTGGTTTTGCAATTGATAGTATGAGTTGGATTAGAAATTTTACAATTTTTAAATATTTTTCTTTAAATGAAACTGTTTCTAAAGGGCATGTTTTTGTATTAAATTCATTTATTATAATATTAATTTCTTTAACTATAATGTATGTATCTATGATTATATTTAAAAATAAAGAAATAGAGTATTAA
- a CDS encoding ABC transporter permease subunit, with the protein MNLFKKDFKYNFRSLLIWSIIIFSFSLLYIPFTEKILSDSGQMVKMLNKLPKIFLKSFNIDTESFSTPEGFFGSEGMSFIFILTGLFSATLSGSLFAKEFENKTIEYLLIKPFSRVKIFIQKYLVLISNIIILNLIFNFSTLYLFSVFVSSEYDKNILLGFGLYVFTVELFFGALGVLFSILFQKSNLTTTLSLGILFIMYFGETTVSEIKSIEPLAKLSIFHYMPLIETVKNHKIYLNNSIVIILISFIIMYISLKIFEKKNILI; encoded by the coding sequence ATGAATTTATTTAAAAAAGATTTTAAATATAATTTTAGAAGTCTTTTAATATGGTCAATAATAATTTTTTCTTTTTCATTACTATATATACCTTTTACAGAAAAAATACTATCAGATAGTGGTCAAATGGTAAAAATGTTGAATAAACTTCCAAAAATTTTTTTAAAATCATTTAATATAGATACAGAATCTTTCAGTACTCCAGAAGGTTTTTTTGGTTCTGAAGGTATGAGCTTTATTTTTATATTAACAGGTTTATTTTCTGCTACTCTTTCAGGAAGTTTATTTGCAAAGGAATTTGAAAATAAAACTATCGAATATTTACTTATAAAACCTTTTTCAAGGGTAAAAATTTTTATTCAAAAATATTTAGTATTGATTTCTAATATAATAATTTTAAATCTTATTTTTAATTTTAGTACTTTATATCTCTTTAGCGTTTTTGTTAGTAGTGAATATGATAAAAATATCCTTTTAGGTTTTGGTTTATATGTTTTTACCGTAGAGTTATTTTTTGGTGCTCTTGGAGTTTTATTTTCTATTTTATTTCAAAAGTCAAACTTAACAACAACATTATCTTTGGGAATTCTTTTTATAATGTATTTTGGAGAAACAACTGTATCTGAAATTAAATCAATAGAACCACTTGCAAAACTTAGTATATTTCATTATATGCCATTAATTGAAACAGTTAAAAATCATAAAATTTATTTAAATAATTCTATTGTGATAATACTTATATCTTTTATAATAATGTACATATCATTAAAAATCTTTGAAAAGAAAAATATTTTAATTTAA
- a CDS encoding ABC transporter ATP-binding protein — protein sequence MIKISNLKKYYGKNRGIEDVSIEIKEGEIFGLIGPNGAGKTTTIRILTGFLSEDAGEAKINGFKLPEDINKVKKDIGYIPGEVNFYGDMKIKEFLKFNRNFYDNVDVKYEKEIIELLGIDINKKFKELSLGNKKKVAILQALVHKPKYLILDEPTSGLDPLVQQKFYSLIKDHKKMGCAILFSSHILSEIEKLCNNFAMIKEGKVIKSGAIDDLRDISSRVITVYGLNDTLNNFKFTEKNNAKEFLVKTKDIHFFIKELSNFNFEDIEIKKPDLEELFLKYYK from the coding sequence ATGATAAAAATTAGTAATTTAAAAAAGTATTATGGAAAAAATAGGGGAATAGAAGATGTTTCAATTGAGATTAAAGAGGGTGAAATTTTTGGATTGATAGGTCCTAATGGTGCGGGTAAAACAACAACTATTAGAATTTTAACAGGTTTTTTAAGTGAAGATGCTGGTGAAGCAAAAATAAATGGATTTAAATTGCCTGAAGATATAAATAAAGTAAAAAAGGATATAGGGTATATTCCAGGGGAGGTTAATTTTTATGGGGATATGAAAATAAAGGAGTTTTTAAAATTCAATAGAAATTTTTATGATAATGTGGATGTTAAATATGAAAAAGAAATAATAGAATTATTGGGTATAGATATAAATAAAAAGTTTAAAGAACTTTCACTTGGAAATAAAAAAAAGGTTGCTATTCTTCAAGCTCTTGTACATAAACCAAAGTACTTGATTTTGGATGAACCAACAAGTGGTCTTGATCCTTTAGTACAACAAAAATTTTATAGTTTAATTAAAGATCATAAGAAAATGGGATGTGCTATATTATTTTCATCACATATACTTTCTGAAATAGAAAAACTTTGTAATAACTTTGCAATGATAAAAGAAGGTAAGGTAATAAAGTCTGGTGCAATAGATGATTTAAGAGATATTTCAAGTAGAGTAATAACTGTTTATGGTTTAAATGATACATTGAATAATTTTAAGTTTACAGAAAAAAATAATGCAAAAGAGTTTTTAGTGAAAACAAAAGATATTCATTTTTTTATAAAAGAACTTTCAAACTTTAATTTTGAAGATATAGAAATAAAGAAACCGGATCTTGAAGAATTATTTTTAAAATATTATAAGTGA
- a CDS encoding TetR/AcrR family transcriptional regulator has protein sequence MPKQTFFNLSLEKQERIKNAAIEEFSKYSFSNSSINRIIQVAKIPKGSFYQYFENKEDIYIYIIEEIGKVKIKYIQNNINDFSKKNIFEIIQLSIESSLKMISEYPKYAEIGLKMMNEDTNFINKIINNLKINMYEFLSVPIKNAVNDGLIDENLDIDLLIFFISKVLSSVSEYAKEKDIKDFNEIADLTNKIMYMIENGIRRREQNDKN, from the coding sequence TTGCCAAAACAAACATTTTTTAACTTATCTTTAGAAAAGCAAGAAAGAATAAAAAATGCTGCAATTGAAGAATTTTCTAAATATTCTTTTTCAAATTCAAGTATAAATAGAATAATACAAGTTGCCAAAATACCAAAAGGAAGTTTTTATCAATATTTTGAGAATAAGGAAGATATATATATTTATATTATAGAAGAAATAGGAAAGGTAAAAATAAAATATATACAAAATAATATAAATGATTTTTCTAAAAAAAATATATTTGAAATTATACAATTATCTATTGAGTCTTCTTTAAAAATGATTTCAGAATATCCAAAATATGCTGAAATAGGTCTTAAAATGATGAATGAAGATACTAATTTTATAAATAAGATAATTAATAATTTAAAAATAAATATGTATGAATTTTTAAGTGTTCCAATTAAAAATGCAGTGAATGATGGATTAATTGATGAAAATTTAGATATTGATTTGTTAATTTTCTTCATTTCCAAGGTTTTATCATCAGTTTCTGAGTATGCAAAAGAAAAAGATATAAAAGATTTTAATGAAATTGCAGATTTAACAAATAAAATAATGTATATGATTGAAAATGGAATAAGAAGGAGGGAGCAAAATGATAAAAATTAG
- a CDS encoding diguanylate cyclase has protein sequence MYKKQIKKKSLKLFFEIFILSSIILSFIVFFTYKVRMNNYINILLENEKNKISLQNEFIKVFMEDLTKDLNFLSYSEIPYRASYLNKNISSLKNSQLEIINFSKYKKVYDQIRFIDLNGNEQMRVNYNNGNIKVLKKDELQNKSHRYYFKDMKYIKKDEIYVSYFDLNVEKKEIEVPYKPTIRFLQPYYYDGEKIGYIVLNYIGNNFIEEFKNIRKRMYLLDEDGYFLITPNKEDEWGFMFGEKDKTFKNYYPEVSKEVFSKKSGTIKFKNIIYVFNTIDLKLFSNIKNKTTWKVVSYIKNDDYKKISNNLFFNTLILYIFMIIIILIVSYIITRYNYQKLYNEELIKEYATYDELTHLYNRRIVMNFLNELIKLSNREHNKFCVCFADVNNLKKVNDTLGHDYGDDLIKTVARILKETVREVDIVGRIGGDEFLILFPKCDKENAEKIWNRINKKFEEINSTNEKKFKVVVAHGIEEYQNKMNINELIKIADQKMYEDKKRLKSNQNKL, from the coding sequence ATGTATAAAAAACAAATTAAAAAGAAAAGTTTAAAATTATTTTTTGAAATATTTATATTATCTTCAATTATACTTTCATTTATAGTGTTTTTCACATACAAAGTTCGTATGAATAATTATATTAATATACTATTAGAAAATGAAAAAAATAAAATTTCACTTCAAAATGAATTTATAAAAGTTTTTATGGAAGATTTAACAAAAGACTTAAATTTTTTATCTTATAGTGAAATTCCTTATAGAGCATCTTATCTCAATAAAAATATTTCTTCTTTAAAAAATTCACAATTAGAAATCATTAATTTTTCAAAGTATAAAAAGGTTTATGATCAAATAAGATTTATCGATTTAAATGGAAACGAACAAATGAGAGTTAATTATAATAATGGAAACATAAAAGTTTTAAAAAAAGATGAGCTACAAAACAAATCTCATAGATATTATTTTAAAGATATGAAATATATAAAAAAAGATGAAATTTATGTTTCTTATTTTGATTTGAATGTTGAAAAAAAAGAAATTGAAGTACCTTATAAACCAACAATAAGATTTTTACAACCATATTATTATGATGGAGAAAAAATTGGTTACATAGTTTTAAACTATATTGGAAATAATTTTATAGAAGAATTTAAAAATATAAGAAAAAGAATGTATTTATTAGATGAAGATGGATACTTTTTAATAACTCCAAATAAAGAAGATGAATGGGGATTTATGTTTGGAGAAAAAGATAAAACATTTAAAAACTATTATCCAGAAGTTTCAAAAGAAGTTTTTTCAAAAAAAAGTGGAACTATAAAATTTAAAAATATAATCTATGTATTTAATACAATAGATTTAAAATTATTTTCAAATATAAAAAATAAAACAACATGGAAAGTTGTTTCATACATAAAAAATGATGATTATAAAAAAATAAGTAATAATTTATTTTTTAATACCTTAATATTATATATATTTATGATAATAATAATACTTATTGTTTCATATATTATAACAAGGTATAATTATCAAAAATTATACAATGAAGAATTAATAAAAGAATATGCAACATATGATGAACTTACTCATTTATACAATAGAAGAATTGTAATGAATTTTTTAAATGAATTAATAAAATTATCTAATAGAGAACATAATAAATTTTGTGTTTGTTTTGCCGATGTTAATAATTTAAAAAAAGTAAATGATACTCTTGGTCATGATTATGGTGATGATTTAATAAAAACAGTTGCAAGAATACTTAAAGAAACTGTTCGTGAAGTAGATATAGTAGGAAGAATTGGTGGAGATGAATTTTTAATTTTATTTCCAAAATGTGATAAAGAAAATGCTGAAAAAATTTGGAATAGAATAAACAAAAAGTTTGAAGAAATAAATTCAACCAATGAAAAAAAATTTAAAGTTGTCGTTGCTCATGGTATAGAAGAATATCAAAATAAAATGAATATTAATGAATTAATAAAAATAGCTGACCAAAAAATGTATGAAGATAAAAAAAGATTAAAAAGCAATCAAAATAAACTCTAA
- a CDS encoding S8 family peptidase has protein sequence MVAVVDTGVSLTHPDLKGIFVTGHDFVDNDSDPTDPAKDESHGTHVTGTIAALTNNSNGVSGVAWGGYGIKIMPIRVLGADGSGSLDNVALGIRYAADHGANIINMSLGGGANAQTLADAVKYAHDKGVTIVTASGNDNGSISYPAKYPETIAVGSVRYDLKRAWYSNYGPELDVVAPGGDTQVDQNNDGYADGVLSTTWKPDTGDTYVFMQGTSMASPHVAGVAALLYAHGIKNPEDIRNVLRNSATDLGDTGYDNYYGAGLINAYNALTYNDNGNGGNGGGSTPPTTAKLKAFVLGYDYWQGGYVVISDTQEVVNGHYQLNEVQTGYTSYVCVWQDNNNNGKIDSGDYWGYDGSYNFKANQNYNVNLTATIKP, from the coding sequence ATAGTTGCAGTAGTAGATACTGGAGTTAGTTTAACACACCCTGATCTTAAAGGAATATTTGTAACTGGTCATGATTTTGTTGATAATGACTCTGATCCTACTGATCCTGCAAAAGATGAAAGTCATGGTACTCATGTAACAGGTACTATAGCAGCTCTTACAAACAATTCAAATGGTGTATCAGGTGTAGCTTGGGGTGGTTACGGAATAAAAATAATGCCTATAAGAGTTTTAGGTGCAGATGGTTCAGGTTCGCTTGACAATGTTGCTTTAGGTATTAGATATGCTGCAGATCATGGTGCAAACATAATAAATATGAGTCTTGGTGGAGGAGCTAACGCTCAAACATTAGCAGATGCAGTTAAGTATGCTCATGATAAAGGTGTAACAATAGTTACTGCTTCAGGTAATGACAATGGATCAATTTCTTATCCAGCAAAATACCCTGAAACTATAGCTGTTGGTTCTGTAAGATATGATTTAAAAAGAGCATGGTATTCAAATTATGGACCAGAATTAGATGTTGTTGCTCCAGGTGGAGATACACAAGTTGATCAAAATAATGATGGCTATGCTGATGGTGTTTTAAGTACAACTTGGAAACCAGATACTGGAGACACATATGTTTTCATGCAAGGTACATCAATGGCATCACCACACGTAGCTGGAGTAGCAGCTTTATTATACGCTCACGGTATAAAAAATCCAGAAGATATTAGAAATGTACTAAGAAATAGTGCAACTGATTTAGGAGATACTGGATATGATAATTACTATGGCGCAGGTTTAATTAATGCTTATAATGCTCTTACATATAATGATAATGGAAATGGTGGAAATGGTGGAGGTAGCACACCACCAACAACAGCTAAATTAAAAGCTTTTGTTTTAGGTTATGATTATTGGCAAGGTGGTTATGTAGTAATAAGTGATACACAAGAAGTTGTAAACGGTCATTATCAATTAAATGAAGTTCAAACAGGTTATACATCTTATGTATGTGTATGGCAAGATAATAATAATAATGGAAAAATAGATTCAGGAGATTATTGGGGATATGATGGAAGTTACAATTTCAAAGCAAACCAAAATTATAATGTTAATTTGACGGCAACTATAAAACCTTAA
- a CDS encoding purple acid phosphatase family protein, whose protein sequence is MKKIFLLFTMMLLFINVFSMVKVVDKNLKLYGSTDANKGDILVENDEVGFIVGGLNNKNSGRIIDVFSQKYKYDTLDVMRYFISGETLKNTDLKFINNGVALTQLGSKYSIETTYTLNKNTIFVVSKIKNISKKQQFLKFTDILDYTSSMPYFVSKKFNGKNNFMIQENNVALYYDSYNSTKIFKIINIKNTTAITPKYQKLKPNETTTISRFIKIDKSISNFQKELLNESKTYTVSIKLRNTIPARDILTEVVDFKGNIISTGYTNENGDVSFNLPKDNYYVMPVFGTLNFEKISLNEKTSLNINIKKENEFLYKPFLTAKNTDGVIVNFKLLYPDLATVVVYDNQKEVGRYKTNYTTNVHHIRITGLKPNKKYEYMVFVGNKYTKPLESSIYYFKTFSEKPQKFVFDVYGDTRSYEKKHKEVVISMSKTNPDFVINTGDLVEKGNYEKDWIKFFWALEPLAPYTAYYPTLGNHEYNNIFYYRAFDLPNGGGDYNRRWYSFDYGSVHFTMIDSNISPNDTAFKAQINWLKNDLNSTNKTFKIVFFHHPFWTTSQQYGPMAENKEDGNELIKYWMPIFKQYEVDAVMNGHIHAYERYEKDGIVFITTGGGGAPLDTIHTATPLPWIKKDIIDYTHFVQVEATSNTLSFTVKAVSQLLDADKLVYKNVEGKILDEFKIKK, encoded by the coding sequence GTGAAAAAAATATTTTTATTGTTTACAATGATGTTATTATTCATTAATGTTTTTTCAATGGTAAAAGTTGTAGATAAAAATTTGAAGTTATATGGATCAACAGACGCAAATAAAGGTGATATTCTTGTAGAAAATGATGAAGTTGGTTTTATTGTTGGCGGTTTAAATAATAAAAATTCAGGTAGAATTATTGATGTATTTTCACAAAAGTATAAGTACGATACTTTAGATGTGATGAGATATTTTATATCTGGAGAAACATTAAAAAATACAGATTTAAAGTTTATAAATAATGGAGTTGCTTTAACACAACTCGGTTCAAAATATTCCATTGAAACAACTTATACGTTAAATAAAAACACAATTTTTGTTGTTTCTAAAATTAAAAATATTTCTAAAAAACAACAATTTTTAAAGTTTACAGATATTTTAGATTATACTTCTTCTATGCCTTACTTTGTATCTAAAAAGTTTAATGGTAAAAATAACTTTATGATTCAAGAGAATAATGTTGCTTTATATTATGATTCTTATAATTCAACTAAGATATTTAAAATAATAAATATAAAAAATACAACTGCAATAACTCCAAAATATCAAAAGCTAAAACCAAATGAAACAACAACAATTTCAAGATTTATTAAGATTGATAAAAGTATATCAAATTTTCAAAAAGAATTATTGAATGAAAGTAAAACTTATACAGTCAGTATAAAATTGAGGAATACAATTCCTGCAAGAGATATTTTAACAGAAGTAGTAGATTTTAAAGGGAATATAATTTCAACTGGATATACAAATGAAAATGGAGATGTATCGTTTAATCTTCCTAAAGATAATTATTATGTAATGCCAGTTTTTGGAACTTTAAACTTTGAAAAGATTTCGTTAAATGAAAAAACATCTTTAAATATAAATATAAAAAAAGAAAATGAATTTTTATATAAACCATTTTTAACTGCGAAAAACACAGATGGAGTTATAGTTAATTTCAAACTTTTATATCCAGATCTTGCAACTGTAGTTGTTTATGATAATCAAAAAGAAGTTGGAAGATATAAAACAAATTATACTACAAATGTGCATCATATAAGAATAACTGGTTTAAAACCAAATAAAAAATATGAATATATGGTATTTGTTGGAAATAAATATACAAAACCTCTTGAAAGTTCAATTTATTATTTTAAAACTTTTAGTGAAAAACCACAAAAATTTGTTTTTGATGTTTATGGAGATACTAGGAGTTATGAAAAAAAACATAAAGAAGTTGTTATTTCAATGTCAAAAACAAATCCGGATTTTGTTATAAATACTGGAGATTTAGTTGAAAAAGGTAATTATGAAAAAGATTGGATAAAGTTTTTTTGGGCATTAGAACCTTTAGCTCCTTATACGGCTTATTATCCAACTCTTGGAAATCATGAATATAACAATATTTTTTATTATAGAGCATTTGATTTACCAAATGGTGGAGGAGATTATAATAGAAGATGGTATTCATTTGATTATGGAAGTGTTCATTTTACCATGATTGATTCAAATATTTCACCTAATGATACGGCTTTTAAAGCTCAAATTAATTGGTTGAAAAATGATTTGAATTCAACAAATAAAACTTTTAAAATTGTATTTTTTCATCACCCATTCTGGACAACGTCTCAACAATATGGACCTATGGCAGAAAATAAAGAAGATGGAAATGAATTAATAAAGTATTGGATGCCAATATTTAAACAATATGAGGTTGATGCTGTAATGAATGGTCATATACATGCTTATGAAAGATATGAAAAAGATGGAATAGTGTTTATTACAACTGGAGGTGGAGGAGCTCCTTTAGATACAATTCATACTGCTACACCTTTACCATGGATAAAAAAAGATATAATAGATTATACTCATTTTGTACAAGTTGAAGCTACATCAAATACATTAAGTTTTACTGTAAAGGCCGTATCTCAACTTTTAGATGCTGATAAACTTGTTTATAAAAATGTTGAGGGGAAAATATTGGATGAATTTAAAATAAAAAAATAA
- a CDS encoding TylF/MycF/NovP-related O-methyltransferase, producing MTLDDLFFKYKANITKKFDNFPKYTRRQTLARFLARYELFKKIQNVKGNIVECGVYHGGGVMSWAKFSTIFEPYALYRKVIGFDTFEGFPSIHENDKVREDIKNKNLKPKGLKPNYDVYEEMNELMELYNMNRYLSNFPKVELIKGDAIKTIPEYVENNKHLVISLLYLDFDLYEPTKIALEYLFPRVVKGGIVVFDETNNNLWPGETVAIMEKFGSFNNLKVQKFDFEPKLSYVIL from the coding sequence ATGACTTTAGATGATCTTTTTTTTAAGTATAAAGCAAATATAACTAAAAAATTTGATAACTTTCCTAAGTATACAAGAAGACAAACTTTAGCACGTTTTCTTGCAAGATATGAATTGTTTAAAAAAATTCAAAATGTAAAAGGTAATATAGTGGAATGTGGTGTTTATCATGGTGGTGGAGTAATGAGTTGGGCAAAATTTTCTACTATTTTTGAACCATATGCATTGTATAGAAAGGTAATTGGATTTGATACTTTTGAAGGATTTCCAAGTATTCATGAAAATGATAAAGTTAGAGAAGATATAAAAAATAAAAATTTAAAACCCAAGGGATTAAAGCCGAATTATGATGTTTATGAAGAAATGAATGAATTAATGGAACTTTATAATATGAATAGATATTTAAGTAACTTTCCAAAGGTTGAATTAATTAAAGGTGATGCAATAAAAACTATACCAGAGTATGTTGAGAATAATAAACATTTAGTTATTTCTTTATTGTACCTTGATTTTGATTTATATGAACCAACAAAGATAGCGTTAGAATATTTGTTTCCAAGAGTAGTAAAGGGTGGGATAGTTGTTTTTGATGAAACAAATAATAATTTATGGCCAGGTGAAACTGTTGCAATAATGGAAAAGTTTGGCTCATTTAATAATTTAAAGGTACAAAAATTTGATTTTGAACCTAAATTATCTTATGTAATTTTGTAA
- a CDS encoding AAA family ATPase, which yields MKRLPIGQSDFKTIIEEDMYFVDKSLLIKEVIESGNVLLITRPRRFGKTLSQSMMKYFFDITQNNDYLFKNLKIYKEKNIIEKHLNKHPVIYITFKDLKSNNLKKMHDLLISELSTLYIDHKYVLDVLDNEEKIIYDKIMDREALDADYENSIRNLSKYMERYYGKKVIILIDECDIPIKQAYLYGYYDEITPLIGNLFSSALKDNVYLEKAVLTGITGVTKGSIFSGLNNIEVSIVLSNLLNDKYGFTKEEVEETLKYYELEYEEKEVIDWYNGYNFGGVEIYNPFSIINLVDEKKIGLYWMNTSGNYLIRKLIKEGSAELKDKIEKLINGEEIESKINETMVYGDLYLNSNESIWTLFLFSGYLKWIKETKEGYRRYTLAIPNKEVRMFYEDTVLLMLEEGNIQLDNILINLINGHIEEFKEDFQKLTMNTLSYFDVSGEEPERFYHGLILGMSVGLKEKYIIKSNRETGLGRADVVLIPKDKTDKGIIIEFKKFYKNEKTLLNSAQNGLKQINEKKYEEEIKSYGINDIIKVSIAFDKKEVEIVSNLDKEENNERKDLEYELKLKSIETAKKLKEMGLTKEQIIQVTGLSMEEIENL from the coding sequence ATGAAACGATTGCCAATAGGACAAAGTGATTTTAAAACTATAATAGAAGAAGATATGTATTTTGTAGATAAAAGTTTGTTAATCAAAGAAGTTATTGAAAGTGGGAATGTTTTATTAATAACAAGACCAAGAAGGTTTGGGAAAACTCTCAGTCAATCTATGATGAAGTACTTTTTTGATATTACTCAAAATAACGATTACCTCTTTAAAAACTTAAAGATATACAAAGAAAAGAACATAATAGAAAAACATTTGAACAAACATCCTGTTATATACATCACCTTTAAAGATTTAAAATCTAACAACTTAAAAAAGATGCATGATTTATTAATTTCTGAACTTTCAACTTTGTACATTGATCATAAGTATGTTTTAGATGTTTTAGATAATGAAGAAAAAATTATATATGATAAAATAATGGATAGAGAAGCTTTAGATGCAGATTATGAAAACTCTATAAGAAACTTATCAAAGTACATGGAAAGATACTATGGTAAAAAGGTAATAATATTAATAGATGAATGTGATATTCCTATAAAACAAGCATATTTGTATGGATACTATGATGAAATAACTCCTTTAATTGGAAACTTATTTTCCTCTGCGTTAAAAGATAACGTATACCTTGAAAAAGCAGTGTTAACAGGTATAACTGGTGTAACAAAAGGAAGTATATTTTCTGGATTAAATAATATTGAAGTTTCAATCGTACTGAGTAATTTATTAAATGATAAGTATGGATTTACAAAAGAAGAAGTTGAAGAAACACTTAAGTATTATGAGCTTGAATATGAAGAAAAAGAAGTTATAGATTGGTACAATGGTTATAACTTTGGCGGTGTTGAAATTTACAATCCTTTTTCTATAATAAATTTAGTAGATGAAAAAAAGATAGGTCTGTATTGGATGAATACGAGTGGAAATTATTTAATAAGAAAGTTAATAAAAGAAGGAAGTGCTGAATTAAAAGATAAAATAGAAAAATTAATAAATGGTGAAGAAATTGAAAGTAAAATAAATGAAACTATGGTTTATGGTGATTTATACTTAAATTCAAATGAATCAATATGGACATTATTTTTATTTAGTGGTTACTTAAAATGGATTAAAGAAACAAAAGAAGGTTATAGAAGATACACACTTGCTATTCCAAATAAAGAAGTAAGAATGTTTTATGAAGATACAGTATTATTAATGCTTGAAGAAGGAAATATACAATTAGATAACATACTAATAAACTTAATAAATGGACATATAGAAGAGTTTAAAGAAGACTTTCAAAAACTAACTATGAACACATTGAGTTACTTTGATGTTAGCGGAGAAGAACCAGAAAGGTTCTATCATGGACTGATACTTGGAATGAGCGTTGGTTTGAAAGAAAAGTATATAATAAAGAGTAATAGAGAAACAGGACTTGGAAGAGCAGATGTTGTTTTAATACCAAAAGATAAAACAGATAAAGGAATAATAATAGAGTTTAAAAAGTTCTATAAAAATGAAAAAACACTATTAAATAGTGCTCAAAATGGATTAAAACAGATAAATGAAAAGAAATATGAAGAAGAGATAAAAAGTTATGGAATAAATGACATAATAAAAGTTTCAATAGCTTTTGATAAAAAAGAAGTTGAAATTGTTAGTAATTTAGATAAAGAAGAAAATAATGAAAGAAAAGATTTAGAGTATGAATTAAAGTTAAAATCTATAGAAACAGCAAAAAAATTAAAAGAAATGGGATTAACAAAAGAACAAATAATTCAAGTGACTGGTTTGTCAATGGAAGAAATAGAAAATTTATAA